TTTCGATTACAAGCGGCGTCCTGCAGAACGGAGACCCGCCCCCGCCCATCCACACGGGCGAAACTCCCGGTCGGACGGTCCTCACCCAAGGGGGCGCCCGCATGGAGCCTCAGCAAGCGCGACCCAGACGCGTCCTCAGCCTGCGCCGCGGCCGACCGGGGCTGAGCAGCGAACCAGCCATGGCAGACGGCCCAGGAAATCCCACGGGATGGATCGACGCAACCGGGGACGTATCTGAACCGGTCCGCCGGAAGAGAGGGGAGGATTGCCGTGCCACGAGATTGGGTCACCCGGACACTCAGCCTGCAGGCGGCTGCTCTTCTCACGCTGATGGGCATCACGAGCAGTTGCGCTTCCGAGAAACGGGAAGATCCCGCGCCTCTGAAATCGGCGATCGAGGCCCTGAACGCGCGATTCTCCGAAGCTTTTTCGCATCGGGATCCCGCCGCGATCGGACAGCTCTACGCCGAGGACGCTCAGGCGCTCCCGCCGGGCGCCGCTCCGGTTGCGGGTCGGATCGCGATCCAGGAGCTTTGGAAAGAGGTGCTGGGTTCTCCGGTTGCGCGGGTTCAGCTGGAGACGGTCGAGGTCGACGGCAACCCGTCCACCGCGTGGGAGACCGGCCGCTACACCTTGATCGCAAAGGACGGGAGCACCATGGACGCCGGAAAGTACATCGTCGTATGGAAGCACGATGATGCCGGTTGGAAAATCTACCGGGACATGTGGAGCTCCAACAGCCCACCCCAGGCGCCCGCGCCTGGAGGGCCGTCCGCGGAGCGTCCCGCCAAGCGTTGAGCGTGACCAGAGCCTTCGTGTCTCAGCCGCACCGGTCGGGTTTCAGGGCCGCGATCTCGACCGTCGGCGCATGTCCAGAGACGATATCGGCAACGAGCTTCCCCGTGATCGGCCCCATGCTGACGCCCATCATGGCGTGGCCCGCGGCCACGATCAGGTTTCGCCACCGTCGCGTACGCCCGATATAGGGGAGGCCGTCCGGCGTGCACGGACGGAGCCCGCACCACGGCCGGCAGGGAACGAAGTCTTCGGGCAGAAACGCGGGAAGGTATCTCGAGAGCGAGCGGGTCATGCCGCGAATACGCGGCGGATTGATTCGAAGATCGTAGCCCGCCAGCTCCATGGTCCCCCCGACACGGAGCGACGATCCCATCGGCGTGACCGCCACCCTCGCCTCTTGCAGGATGAAGGAGCGCTGCGGCAGCTGGCGGGGCGAGTCCAGGGTCAGGCTGTAGCCCTTGCCCGGCTGCATCGGGATTCCCAAGCCTAGCTCGCGCGCGAGAAGGGGCGTCCAGGCGCCGGCCGACAGAACGAACTCGTCCCCCCCGATATCGCCCGCCTCGGTAACCGCGGCGTTCAGGGCGTCGCCTCGGCGCCGCCAGCCGCGCACCTCCGCCTTCCATAGGAAGGTGCCGCCCCGCTCCGCGACCAGTCGCGTCAGCATCGCCGCCAACCGCTGAGGCACGAGGTGGGCGTCGAGGGGATAGAAGACCCCGCCGAGGACGTCGAACGTGACTCCGGGTTCGAGCGCTGCGATCTCCCCAGCGCCGAGCACCTCGGCGGGCATGCCGAGCTCGCGCGATCTCGAAGCGAGCTCGGTCTCCTCCTCAAGCCCGCCCCGCGAGCGGACCAGCACGAGCAGGCCCTGGCACCGGAGCCCGAACTCGTTGTCGCTGCGCCCGGCCAGATCCTCGTAGAGCGAGCGGCTGGCCAGGTTCAGATCGCGCAGAAGCGGCCCCGCGCGGTGCGCACGGCTCCTTCTGGACGCGCGCCAGAATCGAACCCCCCATGCAACCAGACCCGGATCGAGGCGGGGATGAACGTAGAACGGGCTCTCCGGATCCCACATCCACTGGAGCGCCTTCCGCACCATCCCGGGAGCGGCCAACGGCAGGAAGTGGCTCGGGGAGATGAAGCCGGCGTTCCCGAGCGAGCAGCAGTCATGCTCAGGCGCTCCGCGCTCGAGAATCGTCACCCGGTGACCCTGGCCGAGCAGGTAGTAGGCCGAGGAGAGACCGATGATGCCGGCGCCGCAAATCACCACGTTCCGTCCGCGCGTCATCGCTGAAGCTCGGGAGGAGCCGCGACGAGTTGCCCGGCTTCAAGGGTCAGAACGGGACAGTAGAGGCCGAGACGTTCGCGTCGCCACCAGGCGCCGGTGGATCGGCGGGTGGCCGGATCCGTGAAGTGGTATCGGTAAACCACGGCGCGAATGTAGCGTGGCGGCGCGCCCGGGAACGGATTTCCCGCGAACAGCTTCAAGACCGGCGCCGAATTCCGTAGCAATCGGTCACACAGGCTCAGGAGCCACCCCTGATGCTGAAAGTCGCTCAGGGCGGCGAACCACATCTGCCAATCCAAGCGGGGCTGGTGGGGCGCGACGAACGCCGGCGTCCTCGTCGGCTCCCCCGGCTTGTATCGGAATTCATACACCTTCCAATCCGCTCCGTCGACGCTCCCCTCGATCAGAATTTCGGGACGCTCCTTCGTCATGATTGCGAAGAGGCCGTAATGATTCACGGTGCGAAACGGCGCGACCGCCTCGTACGCCCGCGGCAGGGGCCCGAGCCAGGCGGTGGGGGCGCCTATGGAATCAAGCAGCGGCACGAGGCTCAGAAGGAATAATCCCGCGAGCGCGGGCCGGAGAATCCACCGGGGCCAGCGGCCGGCGCGCGGTACCGAGCCTGGAGCCGGCACGAGCCGTGCGGTCAAGGCCCGGGGCCAGACCCCGTCGTCGAGGAGAAGGATACAGAGTGCCAACACGAGCCCATTGAAGAAGCCGTA
The genomic region above belongs to Candidatus Eisenbacteria bacterium and contains:
- a CDS encoding SgcJ/EcaC family oxidoreductase yields the protein MPRDWVTRTLSLQAAALLTLMGITSSCASEKREDPAPLKSAIEALNARFSEAFSHRDPAAIGQLYAEDAQALPPGAAPVAGRIAIQELWKEVLGSPVARVQLETVEVDGNPSTAWETGRYTLIAKDGSTMDAGKYIVVWKHDDAGWKIYRDMWSSNSPPQAPAPGGPSAERPAKR
- a CDS encoding FAD-dependent oxidoreductase; translation: MTRGRNVVICGAGIIGLSSAYYLLGQGHRVTILERGAPEHDCCSLGNAGFISPSHFLPLAAPGMVRKALQWMWDPESPFYVHPRLDPGLVAWGVRFWRASRRSRAHRAGPLLRDLNLASRSLYEDLAGRSDNEFGLRCQGLLVLVRSRGGLEEETELASRSRELGMPAEVLGAGEIAALEPGVTFDVLGGVFYPLDAHLVPQRLAAMLTRLVAERGGTFLWKAEVRGWRRRGDALNAAVTEAGDIGGDEFVLSAGAWTPLLARELGLGIPMQPGKGYSLTLDSPRQLPQRSFILQEARVAVTPMGSSLRVGGTMELAGYDLRINPPRIRGMTRSLSRYLPAFLPEDFVPCRPWCGLRPCTPDGLPYIGRTRRWRNLIVAAGHAMMGVSMGPITGKLVADIVSGHAPTVEIAALKPDRCG